A single Vulpes lagopus strain Blue_001 chromosome 3, ASM1834538v1, whole genome shotgun sequence DNA region contains:
- the MDH2 gene encoding malate dehydrogenase, mitochondrial: MLSALARPAGAALRRSFSTSAQNNAKVAVLGASGGIGQPLALLLKNSPLVSRLTLYDIAHTPGVAADLSHIETRATVKGYLGPEQLPDCLKGCDVVVIPAGVPRKPGMTRDDLFNTNASIVATLTAACAQHCPEAMICIISNPVNSTIPIATEVFKKHGAYDPNKIFGVTTLDIVRANTFIAELKGLDPARVNVPVIGGHAGKTIIPLISQCTPKVDLPQDQLTAVTGRIQEAGTEVVKAKAGAGSATLSMAYAGARFVFSLVDAMNGKEGVVECSFVKSQEADCAYFSTPLLLGKKGIEKNLGIGKISPFEEKMIAEAIPELKASIKKGEEFVKNMK, from the exons AACAATGCTAAAGTAGCTGTGCTTGGGGCTTCCGGAGGAATTGGGCAGCCCCTTGCGCTGCTTCTCAAGAACAGCCCCTTAGTGAGCCGCCTGACCCTCTACGATATTGCTCATACACCCGGAGTGGCCGCAGATCTGAGCCACATTGAGACCAGAGCAACCGTGAAAG GCTACCTCGGACCTGAGCAGCTGCCGGATTGCCTCAAAGGCTGCGATGTGGTGGTTATTCCAGCCGGAGTCCCAAGAAAACCAG GCATGACACGGGATGACCTGTTCAACACCAATGCCTCAATTGTGGCCACCCTGACTGCTGCCTGTGCCCAGCATTGCCCTGAGGCCATGATCTGCATCATTTCAAATCCG GTCAACTCCACCATCCCAATTGCAACGGAGGTTTTCAAGAAACACGGAGCTTACGACCCCAATAAAATCTTCGGGGTGACGACCCTGGACATTGTCAGGGCCAACACTTTCATTGCAGAACTAAAG GGTTTGGATCCCGCGCGAGTCAATGTTCCTGTCATTGGCGGTCATGCTGGGAAGACCATCATCCCCCTGATCTCTCAG TGCACTCCCAAGGTGGACCTTCCCCAGGACCAGCTGACAGCCGTCACTGGGCGGATTCAGGAGGCCGGCACGGAGGTGGTGAAGGCCAAAGCTGGAGCAG GCTCTGCCACCCTGTCCATGGCATACGCTGGAGCTCGGTTTGTCTTCTCCCTTGTGGATGCAatgaatgggaaggaaggagttgTTGAATGTTCCTTTGTTAAATCCCAGGAAGCAGACTGTGCCTATTTCTCCACACCATTACTGCTGGGG aAAAAGGGCATCGAGAAGAATCTAGGCATTGGCAAGATCTCCCCTTTTGAAGAGAAGATGATAGCAGAAGCCATCCCCGAGCTGAAGGCCTCCATCAAAAAGGGAGAGGAGTTTGTGAAGAACATGAAATGA